In the genome of Raphanus sativus cultivar WK10039 chromosome 4, ASM80110v3, whole genome shotgun sequence, one region contains:
- the LOC108855776 gene encoding F-box/LRR-repeat protein 17 produces MQPQPHISPTSAQAAISAALKSQRLRKNRGSYSCGRCGQPKKGHVCHLHVPATPITSISAAAASSSSTRPPAPPPVRQPFAHLRRRRRALSFDDDDDYASDSLDLDLDLDSDVVQPGRFHAAGLWEVLKRLPPSGLLMAARVCRGWRETARKMWKAAEELRIRVPVSARIGYVGSLLHKCPSLLTLSLKIESDFDATTLACIAFSCPSLEVLEISTSGAAANRISGDELGRFVSDKRGLRSLKMEGCSSLGGFSLTSTSLSTLWLAHLHSLSNMVFNCPNLIEISLEFSCQEDDSTDLVTMVDGLGRTCTRLQNIHIASLKLSHTFVLALTSVNFRDLRMLSLVFGIDITDASVAAISSSYTNLELLDLSGSSITDTGLGMICDVLPDTLSKLLVALCPNITSSGIQFATAQLPLLDLMDCGMTVSDPSSDNPTSSEKSSTSQKAPGYNQKMFIKHKQLKKLSLWGCSSLNALFLNCPELKDLNLNSCSNLQAESLVLQCPKLELVHASGCQNLLIGAIRKQVSENFAAGENHIPRKRLADASKRIQAPPSVYQETREDENNPGKKRRKVEREVCTIIH; encoded by the exons ATGCAGCCTCAGCCTCACATCTCCCCAACCTCCGCCCAAGCCGCCATCTCCGCCGCGCTTAAATCCCAGCGACTCCGCAAAAACCGCGGAAGCTACAGCTGCGGCCGATGCGGCCAACCCAAGAAAGGCCACGTCTGCCACCTCCACGTCCCCGCCACTCCGATCACCTCAatctccgccgccgccgcgtcctcctcctccacccGTCCCCCCGCGCCGCCTCCCGTGCGTCAGCCTTTCGCTcacctccgccgccgccgccgcgcCTTATCTttcgacgacgacgacgattACGCGAGCGATTCTCTGGATCTGGATCTTGATTTGGATTCGGACGTTGTTCAGCCGGGGAGGTTCCACGCGGCGGGACTGTGGGAGGTGCTTAAGAGGCTGCCTCCGTCTGGGTTGCTGATGGCGGCTAGGGTTTGCAGAGGCTGGAGAGAGACCGCGAGGAAGATGTGGAAAGCCGCTGAGGAGCTTAGGATTAGGGTTCCCGTGAGTGCTCGGATTGGTTACGTTGGATCTTTATTGCATAAGTGTCCTTCACTCCTTACACTCTCACTTAAAATCGAGAG TGATTTTGACGCGACGACTCTGGCCTGCATTGCTTTCTCTTGTCCCAGTCTTGAGGTTTTGGAGATTTCAACTTCTGGTGCAGCTGCCAATAGGATCTCTGG GGATGAGCTTGGTCGCTTTGTTTCTGATAAGCGTGGACTTAGAAGCCTTAAGATGGAAGGGTGTTCCAGCTTGGGAGGATTTTCCCTCACTTCAACAAGCCTCTCCACTCTTTGGCTTGCCCATCTTCATTCTCTCTCTAACATG GTCTTCAACTGTCCAAATCTGATAGAGATATCACTTGAGTTTTCTTGCCAAGAAGATGATTCAACTGATCTTGTAACAATGGTTGATGGTTTGGGAAGGACTTGCACTAGATTACAGAACATTCACATAGCCTCTCTGAAGCTTTCACACACTTTTGTACTTGCTCTTACTTCTGTGAATTTCAG GGATTTGAGAATGCTCTCCCTAGTTTTTGGAATAGATATCACTGATGCATCTGTAGCTGCCATTTCCTCAAGTTACACAAACTTGGAACTGCTTGATCTGAGTGG ATCCAGCATTACTGATACTGGTCTTGGGATGATCTGCGATGTCTTACCTGATACACTCTCAAAATTACTTGTTGCTCTTTGTCCCAACATTACATCAA GTGGCATTCAGTTTGCTACTGCTCAACTTCCTCTTCTTGATCTGATGGATTGTGGCATGACTGTGTCTGATCCCAGTTCAGATAATCCGACCTCTTCAGAGAAGAGTTCGACTTCGCAAAAAGCACCAGGCTACAATCAGAAGatgtttattaaacataaacaGTTGAAGAAACTCAGTTTGTGGGGATGTTCCAGTTTGAAC GCTTTGTTCCTAAACTGCCCAGAGCTCAAGGACTTGAATTTGAACTCGTGCAGCAATTTGCAAGCTGAGAGTTTGGTGCTCCAGTGTCCAAAGTTGGAACTTGTGCACGCATCAGGATGTCAAAACCTACTAATAGGAGCTATCCGAAAACAG